A portion of the Thunnus albacares chromosome 5, fThuAlb1.1, whole genome shotgun sequence genome contains these proteins:
- the ccdc135 gene encoding dynein regulatory complex subunit 7 isoform X2: protein MDTEAPQRSEFRLIKEEQTLTVRLMETGLESHNEEQRTSGETQEEEQEEILSDVHVSAPQDLLLSLEKTDESCPESYRLNSSDETRLLAVADNFQRQYSHLFPDRKPLLLCPVNECGVKKFVSTTLQPTLTIHPELFTWEGCASFVANFLSLDPLEPPVDLPRYLFSSTLVLQNQRATCFEFATLLCSLLLGANYDAYCVSGYAVKEMCLLDQSLRECPLLDTQVKVVISEQEQQDSKYTVKPLKELKSHFVTQQEKKKLEAEAVLLQRKTLQEESQQPPADPLQGLRVHCWVLVLSGSRSVQDNFFIDPLTGKSYSTADNNFLGIESVWNNLNYYVNMQDCRNGCVDMVYDLDDVQRWEPVLYGATSKKQLILEALKKKESHKMSRINNDDEEEEQPRAFEMPSSWVSYITISKKDLETRWPGGQKTSRYRRAKLEEFSLERRSDGLLTRLTTYKDLDCSEVVMVTEWYRHRNDFLEKKEVNKVDNFTAEHFARGRRFHLLVHRYSHLTTDAEMEFSSARVDGLVRREESPGEMTETFEGREDFLHYRHVVFDRHVQFTEPDVTFKHEDRPPLKVVERFHRNRKKLASEDVAERVFLLAQRRIEVTYHLEDHRFIPSKRSFIKPEESTEEEKEEEFTPDMVSSFQVDPAEKPLRILTLHEMLLALMADEEKVVLQIKESKEEVGDIVACREQEERNIQLHFSPWTTTGAARARIRRQEMERMAAEEQRWLQEKEKDILAPLLIQLDDAEILIPSEAKRLHRECLAMFKQRLVERANLIQERYDKETQELQQKQRWYQKNQLNMTQEQEEEYQTYCAEKTLRIHVAKKRLRMHNEAAPQKLNALDQRLRQDARLARHLLS, encoded by the exons ATGGACACGGAGGCGCCACAACGCTCTGAGTTTCGGCTCATTAAAGAAGAACAGACTCTAACAGTAAGACTG ATGGAGACCGGGCTAGAGTCACACAATGAGGAGCAACGTACAAGTGGAGAGACCcaggaggaggaacaggaggagaTTCTCAGTGACGTCCATGTTTCAGCTCCTCAGGATCTCCT ACTGAGCCTGGAGAAGACGGACGAGTCGTGTCCTGAGTCCTACAGACTGAACTCCTCTGATGAAACTCGACTGTTGGCCGTCGCAGACAACTTCCAGCGTCAGTATTCACACTTGTTTCCTGACCGTAAACCGCTGCTGCTCTGCCCCGTCAACGAATGTGGTGTGAAG AAGTTTGTGTCTACGACTCTTCAGCCGACACTGACGATCCACCCTGAACTTTTCACCTGGGAGGGCTGTGCCTCTTTTGTGGCTAACTTCCTGTCTCTGGACCCTTTGGAGCCGCCTGTTGACCTG CCCAGGTACCTGTTCTCCTCCACCTTAGTGCTGCAGAATCAGAGAGCCACATGTTTTGAGTTCGCCACCCTGCTGTGCAGCCTGCTGCTGGGCGCCAACTACGACGCCTACTGCGTCAGCGGCTACGCCGTCAAAGAGATGTGTCTGCTCGACCAGAGCCTGCGGGAGTGCCCCCTGCTGGACACTCAGGTCAAG GTTGTGATCTCAGAGCAGGAACAACAGGACAGCAAATACACAGTGAAACCTTTGAAGGAGCTGAAGAGTCACTTTGTGACgcagcaagagaagaagaaactggaGGCTGAAGCTGTGCTGCTCCAGAGAAAAACACTACAGGAG GAGAGTCAGCAGCCACCCGCTGACCCCCTGCAGGGTCTGCGGGTGCACTGTTGGGTGCTGGTCCTGTCAGGGAGCCGCAGCGTCCAGGACAACTTCTTCATCGACCCTCTGACGGGGAAGAGCTACAGCACCGCCGACAACAACTTCCTGGGCATCGAGAGCGTGTGGAACAATCTCAACTACTACGTCAACATGCAGGACTGCAGGAACGGCTGTGTT gatatGGTGTATGACCTGGATGATGTCCAGCGGTGGGAGCCAGTCTTGTACGGTGCAACCAGCAAAAAGCAGCTGATTCTAGAAGCCCTGAAGAAGAAGGAAAGCCATAAGATGAGCAGAATCAACAACGATGACGAG gaggaggagcagcccCGCGCTTTCGAGATGCCGAGCTCCTGGGTCAGTTACATCACCATCTCAAAAAAAG ACCTGGAGACCCGCTGGCCCGGAGGACAGAAGACGAGCCGCTACAGGAGAGCAAAGCTGGAGGAGTTCTCTCTCGAGCGGAGGTCAGACGGGCTGCTCACACGACTGACTACATACAAAGACCTGGACT gcTCGGAGGTGGTCATGGTGACGGAGTGGTACCGACACAGAAACGACTTCCTGGAGAAGAAGGAGGTCAACAAGGTCGACAACTTCACCGCAGAACACTTCGCACGTGGAAGACGTTTCCACCTTTTAG TTCACAGGTACTCACACCTGACCACGGACGCCGAGATGGAGTTCAGCAGCGCTCGTGTCGACGGTCTGGTTCGGAGGGAGGAGTCACCGGGCGAAATGACGGAAACCTTCGAGGGCCGTGAAGACTTCCTCCACTACCGACACGTCGTCTTCGATCGACACGTCCAGTTTACAGAACCAGACGTCACCTTTAAGCACGAGGACCGACCGCCGCTG AAAGTGGTGGAGCGTtttcacagaaacagaaagaaactgGCCAGTGAAGACGTGGCTGAGCGAGTGTTCCTATTGGCTCAAAGACGCATCGAGGTGACCTATCACTTAGAGGATCACCGATTTATCCCTTCAAAGAGGAGCTTCATCAAACCAGAAGagtcaacagaagaagagaaggaagaagagtTTACACCAGACATGGTCTCCAGCTTCCAG GTGGATCCAGCTGAAAAGCCTCTGAGGATTCTGACTCTGCATGAGATGCTGCTGGCCCTGATGGCGGATGAGGAGAAGGTGGTTCTCCAAATCAAAGAGTCGAAGGAGGAG GTTGGAGACATTGTGGcctgcagagagcaggaggagagaaacaTTCAGCTTCACTTCTCTCCATGGACCACGACTGGAGCTGCCAGAGCCCGCATACGGAGACAGGAAATG GAGCGTATGGCTGCGGAGGAGCAGAGGTGGCtgcaggagaaggagaaggacaTCCTGGCTCCGCTCCTGATCCAACTGGACGACGCGGAGATTCTGATCCCCTCCGAAGCCAAGCGGCTCCACCGTGAGTGTTTGGCCATGTTCAAACAAAGACTGGTGGAGCGGGCCAACCTCATTCAGGAACGCTATGACAAG GAGACAcaagagctgcagcagaaacagcGGTGGTACCAGAAGAACCAACTCAACATGACGcaagagcaggaggaagagtaCCAGACCTACTGCGCCGAGAAAACACTCCGCATACACGTCGCTAAGAAACGGCTCagaat gcACAATGAAGCAGCTCCTCAGAAGCTCAACGCTCTCGATCAGAGGCTGAGACAAGACGCTCGACTGGCTCGTCACCTGCTCAGCTGA
- the LOC122981744 gene encoding PHD finger protein 20-like isoform X1 has product MNDAELSAASSPLQMKTPPDRSGITFEVGAQLQARDRHKNWYPATIEKIDYDKERVLIHYRQWSRRHDEWFQWNSQYLRPLERVSLRRQGLNQPRAPPLFVSGTKVLACWTDCRFYPAKILRVNKDESYTVRFYDGVVRTVKPTKVKPFQKKSRSEKSAVGSEGWEEGESEEEEEGGERGEDEEEEEEEEEKKKKEEEEEEEEKVTSEDKEGAAEGEEGERKRKAEPSSSHPPAKKKTDDSRNSGTQNQPITADSTQPALPNPAHVDRDVLLERQAHLPTTHKFSREPLYRVIKNQPPPILSIELDHNPFKCPAAGCTKSFRKASLLHYHIKYYHSDQQLDERGGEHETPRRKRPSSEGSDFLSDMKSDNQSSTCHRDDREHSAMATEVKKDGGREKTEGQDRKERKNFLRVKLKKKKKKKKKSQSGLGSSDDENSDQPAITVKLTGHHSTHTQADDGSDWSTLTAESGEDTSSWPVATETEECEVVRCVCEVDEENDFMIQCESCLCWQHGTCMGLYEDNIPHNYICYYCRHTAGWRRAQRYLSEPDLLISGHMFGLSCVKENYSEINAAKISHTSTLLAHTHGLNQVLSGLQLKISLLHSPSHPDLQLWRLPWRREEEGQKPTAGPRGETPICYVSSEHCYQKPGASWEKAEQTAGLKQEQDAEQTEIKLEVVDDKPIDTSDNKNTNTHAETYGDISVKREKHTGSDEHTHAHAHTQTQTPEPRPASMAVAECQLNLLEHVESVHHQISARMDLIERELDVLESWLDHSGELEPPDPLSRLPQLKQRIRRLLRDLCTVRHLSVCR; this is encoded by the exons ATGAACGACGCAGAGCTCTCGGCCGCCTCCTCTCCCCTGCAG ATGAAGACTCCTCCGGACAGATCGGGGATCACCTTCGAGGTCGGAGCTCAGCTGCAGGCCCGAGACCGCCACAAGAACTG GTACCCAGCCACCATCGAGAAAATCGACTATGACAAAGAGCGAGTGCTGATCCACTACCGGCAGTGGAGCCGTCGTCATGACGAATGGTTCCAGTGGAACTCGCAGTACCTGCGTCCGCTGGAGCGCGTCAGTCTGAGGAGGCAGGGCCTGAATCAACCACGTGCACCACCG TTGTTTGTTTCAGGTACGAAGGTTCTGGCCTGTTGGACAGACTGTCGTTTCTACCCGGCCAAGATCCTCAGAGTCAACAAGGACG aatcCTACACAGTGCGTTTCTACGACGGCGTTGTTCGGACTGTGAAGCCCACAAAGGTCAAACCCTTCCAGAAA AAGTCCAGATCTGAGAAGAGCGCAGTGGGAAGCGAGGGatgggaggaaggagagagtgaggaggaggaggaaggaggagaaagaggagaggacgaggaggaggaggaggaggaggaggagaagaagaagaaggaggaagaagaagaagaggaggagaaggtgacATCAGAGGACAAGGAAGGAGCTgctgagggggaggagggggagaggaagaggaaggcaGAACCTTCATCCTCCCATCCACCAGCCAAGAAGAAAACAGATGACA GTAGAAACAGTGGAACTCAgaatcagccaatcacagctgacTCCACCCAGCCGGCTCTCCCAAACCCCGCCCACGTGGACAGAG aTGTCCTGTTGGAGCGTCAGGCCCACCTGCCCACCACACACAAATTCAGCAGAGAACCAT tgtaCAGGGTGATAAAGAACCAGCCTCCTCCCATCCTCTCCATCGAGTTGGACCACAACCCGTTCAAGTGTCCGGCGGCGGGCTGCACCAAATCGTTCAGGAAGGCGAGTCTGCTGCACTACCACATCAAGTACTACCACTCGGACCAGCAGCTGGACGAGCGAGGCGGCGAGCACGAGACACCGAG GAGGAAGCGGCCGTCGTCTGAGGGAAGCGACTTCCTGTCAGACATGAAGAGTGACAATCAGAGTAGCACCTGTCACCGTGACGACAGAGAGCACAGCGCCATGGCAACAG AGGTGaagaaggatggagggagagagaaaacagaaggacaggacaggaaggagaggaaaaactTCCTGAGAGTCaaactaaagaagaagaaaaagaagaagaagaagagtcagTCAG gACTCGGCAGCAGCGACGATGAGAACTCAGACCAACCTGCGATCACTGTGAAGCTGACCGGAcaccacagcacacacacacaag CTGACGACGGCAGCGATTGGTCGACACTAACGGCAGAGAGCGGCGAGGATACGTCCTCTTGGCCCGTCGCTACGGAGACAGAGGAGTGTGAGGTGGTGAGGTGTGTGTGCGAGGTGGACGAGGAGAACGACTTCATGatccag tgtgagtCGTGTCTGTGTTGGCAGCACGGCACCTGTATGGGTTTATATGAAGACAACATCCCACACAACTACATCTGCTACTACTGCAGACACACCGCAG GTTGGAGGCGGGCTCAGCGTTACCTGTCGGAGCCCGATTTGCTGATATCGGGTCACATGTTCGGTCTTTCGTGCGTGAAGGAGAACTACTCCGAGATCAACGCCGCCAAGATCTCCCACACCAGCACCCTCCTGGCACACACGCACGGTCTCAATCAGGTCCTCAGCGGGCTGCAGCTCAAAATCAGCCTGTTACA CTCCCCGTCGCACCCCGACCTGCAGCTGTGGCGGTTGCCTTGGAGAcgagaggaggaggggcagaAACCGACAGCCGGTCCGAGAGGTGAGACCCCCATCTGTTACGTCAGCAGCGAGCACTGCTACCAGAAGCCCGGAGCATCATGGGAAAAAGCAGAGCAGACGGCCGGACTGAAGCAGGAGCAGGACGCCGAGCAGACG GAAATAAAGCTGGAAGTCGTTGACGACAAACCGATCGACACCTCcgacaataaaaacacaaacacacacgcagaaacGTACGGTGACATCAGcgtaaaaagagagaaacacacaggcagcgacgaacacacacacgcacacgctcacacacaaacacaaacaccggAGCCGCGGCCGGCGTCGATGGCGGTGGCCGAGTGTCAGCTGAACCTGCTGGAGCACGTTGAGTCTGTTCACCACCAGATCAGCGCCAGGATGGACCTGATAGAGCGAGAGCTGGacg tgttggaGTCCTGGTTGGACCACTCGGGCGAGCTGGAGCCTCCCGACCCTTTGTCCCGCCTCCCGCAGCTCAAACAACGAATCAGGAGGCTGCTTCGTGACCTGTGCACTGTGAGGCACCTGTCGGTCTGCCGCTGA
- the LOC122981744 gene encoding PHD finger protein 20-like isoform X2 translates to MKTPPDRSGITFEVGAQLQARDRHKNWYPATIEKIDYDKERVLIHYRQWSRRHDEWFQWNSQYLRPLERVSLRRQGLNQPRAPPLFVSGTKVLACWTDCRFYPAKILRVNKDESYTVRFYDGVVRTVKPTKVKPFQKKSRSEKSAVGSEGWEEGESEEEEEGGERGEDEEEEEEEEEKKKKEEEEEEEEKVTSEDKEGAAEGEEGERKRKAEPSSSHPPAKKKTDDSRNSGTQNQPITADSTQPALPNPAHVDRDVLLERQAHLPTTHKFSREPLYRVIKNQPPPILSIELDHNPFKCPAAGCTKSFRKASLLHYHIKYYHSDQQLDERGGEHETPRRKRPSSEGSDFLSDMKSDNQSSTCHRDDREHSAMATEVKKDGGREKTEGQDRKERKNFLRVKLKKKKKKKKKSQSGLGSSDDENSDQPAITVKLTGHHSTHTQADDGSDWSTLTAESGEDTSSWPVATETEECEVVRCVCEVDEENDFMIQCESCLCWQHGTCMGLYEDNIPHNYICYYCRHTAGWRRAQRYLSEPDLLISGHMFGLSCVKENYSEINAAKISHTSTLLAHTHGLNQVLSGLQLKISLLHSPSHPDLQLWRLPWRREEEGQKPTAGPRGETPICYVSSEHCYQKPGASWEKAEQTAGLKQEQDAEQTEIKLEVVDDKPIDTSDNKNTNTHAETYGDISVKREKHTGSDEHTHAHAHTQTQTPEPRPASMAVAECQLNLLEHVESVHHQISARMDLIERELDVLESWLDHSGELEPPDPLSRLPQLKQRIRRLLRDLCTVRHLSVCR, encoded by the exons ATGAAGACTCCTCCGGACAGATCGGGGATCACCTTCGAGGTCGGAGCTCAGCTGCAGGCCCGAGACCGCCACAAGAACTG GTACCCAGCCACCATCGAGAAAATCGACTATGACAAAGAGCGAGTGCTGATCCACTACCGGCAGTGGAGCCGTCGTCATGACGAATGGTTCCAGTGGAACTCGCAGTACCTGCGTCCGCTGGAGCGCGTCAGTCTGAGGAGGCAGGGCCTGAATCAACCACGTGCACCACCG TTGTTTGTTTCAGGTACGAAGGTTCTGGCCTGTTGGACAGACTGTCGTTTCTACCCGGCCAAGATCCTCAGAGTCAACAAGGACG aatcCTACACAGTGCGTTTCTACGACGGCGTTGTTCGGACTGTGAAGCCCACAAAGGTCAAACCCTTCCAGAAA AAGTCCAGATCTGAGAAGAGCGCAGTGGGAAGCGAGGGatgggaggaaggagagagtgaggaggaggaggaaggaggagaaagaggagaggacgaggaggaggaggaggaggaggaggagaagaagaagaaggaggaagaagaagaagaggaggagaaggtgacATCAGAGGACAAGGAAGGAGCTgctgagggggaggagggggagaggaagaggaaggcaGAACCTTCATCCTCCCATCCACCAGCCAAGAAGAAAACAGATGACA GTAGAAACAGTGGAACTCAgaatcagccaatcacagctgacTCCACCCAGCCGGCTCTCCCAAACCCCGCCCACGTGGACAGAG aTGTCCTGTTGGAGCGTCAGGCCCACCTGCCCACCACACACAAATTCAGCAGAGAACCAT tgtaCAGGGTGATAAAGAACCAGCCTCCTCCCATCCTCTCCATCGAGTTGGACCACAACCCGTTCAAGTGTCCGGCGGCGGGCTGCACCAAATCGTTCAGGAAGGCGAGTCTGCTGCACTACCACATCAAGTACTACCACTCGGACCAGCAGCTGGACGAGCGAGGCGGCGAGCACGAGACACCGAG GAGGAAGCGGCCGTCGTCTGAGGGAAGCGACTTCCTGTCAGACATGAAGAGTGACAATCAGAGTAGCACCTGTCACCGTGACGACAGAGAGCACAGCGCCATGGCAACAG AGGTGaagaaggatggagggagagagaaaacagaaggacaggacaggaaggagaggaaaaactTCCTGAGAGTCaaactaaagaagaagaaaaagaagaagaagaagagtcagTCAG gACTCGGCAGCAGCGACGATGAGAACTCAGACCAACCTGCGATCACTGTGAAGCTGACCGGAcaccacagcacacacacacaag CTGACGACGGCAGCGATTGGTCGACACTAACGGCAGAGAGCGGCGAGGATACGTCCTCTTGGCCCGTCGCTACGGAGACAGAGGAGTGTGAGGTGGTGAGGTGTGTGTGCGAGGTGGACGAGGAGAACGACTTCATGatccag tgtgagtCGTGTCTGTGTTGGCAGCACGGCACCTGTATGGGTTTATATGAAGACAACATCCCACACAACTACATCTGCTACTACTGCAGACACACCGCAG GTTGGAGGCGGGCTCAGCGTTACCTGTCGGAGCCCGATTTGCTGATATCGGGTCACATGTTCGGTCTTTCGTGCGTGAAGGAGAACTACTCCGAGATCAACGCCGCCAAGATCTCCCACACCAGCACCCTCCTGGCACACACGCACGGTCTCAATCAGGTCCTCAGCGGGCTGCAGCTCAAAATCAGCCTGTTACA CTCCCCGTCGCACCCCGACCTGCAGCTGTGGCGGTTGCCTTGGAGAcgagaggaggaggggcagaAACCGACAGCCGGTCCGAGAGGTGAGACCCCCATCTGTTACGTCAGCAGCGAGCACTGCTACCAGAAGCCCGGAGCATCATGGGAAAAAGCAGAGCAGACGGCCGGACTGAAGCAGGAGCAGGACGCCGAGCAGACG GAAATAAAGCTGGAAGTCGTTGACGACAAACCGATCGACACCTCcgacaataaaaacacaaacacacacgcagaaacGTACGGTGACATCAGcgtaaaaagagagaaacacacaggcagcgacgaacacacacacgcacacgctcacacacaaacacaaacaccggAGCCGCGGCCGGCGTCGATGGCGGTGGCCGAGTGTCAGCTGAACCTGCTGGAGCACGTTGAGTCTGTTCACCACCAGATCAGCGCCAGGATGGACCTGATAGAGCGAGAGCTGGacg tgttggaGTCCTGGTTGGACCACTCGGGCGAGCTGGAGCCTCCCGACCCTTTGTCCCGCCTCCCGCAGCTCAAACAACGAATCAGGAGGCTGCTTCGTGACCTGTGCACTGTGAGGCACCTGTCGGTCTGCCGCTGA
- the ccdc135 gene encoding dynein regulatory complex subunit 7 isoform X1, whose protein sequence is MDTEAPQRSEFRLIKEEQTLTVRLMETGLESHNEEQRTSGETQEEEQEEILSDVHVSAPQDLLLSLEKTDESCPESYRLNSSDETRLLAVADNFQRQYSHLFPDRKPLLLCPVNECGVKKFVSTTLQPTLTIHPELFTWEGCASFVANFLSLDPLEPPVDLPRYLFSSTLVLQNQRATCFEFATLLCSLLLGANYDAYCVSGYAVKEMCLLDQSLRECPLLDTQVKVVISEQEQQDSKYTVKPLKELKSHFVTQQEKKKLEAEAVLLQRKTLQEESQQPPADPLQGLRVHCWVLVLSGSRSVQDNFFIDPLTGKSYSTADNNFLGIESVWNNLNYYVNMQDCRNGCVDMVYDLDDVQRWEPVLYGATSKKQLILEALKKKESHKMSRINNDDEEEEEQPRAFEMPSSWVSYITISKKDLETRWPGGQKTSRYRRAKLEEFSLERRSDGLLTRLTTYKDLDCSEVVMVTEWYRHRNDFLEKKEVNKVDNFTAEHFARGRRFHLLVHRYSHLTTDAEMEFSSARVDGLVRREESPGEMTETFEGREDFLHYRHVVFDRHVQFTEPDVTFKHEDRPPLKVVERFHRNRKKLASEDVAERVFLLAQRRIEVTYHLEDHRFIPSKRSFIKPEESTEEEKEEEFTPDMVSSFQVDPAEKPLRILTLHEMLLALMADEEKVVLQIKESKEEVGDIVACREQEERNIQLHFSPWTTTGAARARIRRQEMERMAAEEQRWLQEKEKDILAPLLIQLDDAEILIPSEAKRLHRECLAMFKQRLVERANLIQERYDKETQELQQKQRWYQKNQLNMTQEQEEEYQTYCAEKTLRIHVAKKRLRMHNEAAPQKLNALDQRLRQDARLARHLLS, encoded by the exons ATGGACACGGAGGCGCCACAACGCTCTGAGTTTCGGCTCATTAAAGAAGAACAGACTCTAACAGTAAGACTG ATGGAGACCGGGCTAGAGTCACACAATGAGGAGCAACGTACAAGTGGAGAGACCcaggaggaggaacaggaggagaTTCTCAGTGACGTCCATGTTTCAGCTCCTCAGGATCTCCT ACTGAGCCTGGAGAAGACGGACGAGTCGTGTCCTGAGTCCTACAGACTGAACTCCTCTGATGAAACTCGACTGTTGGCCGTCGCAGACAACTTCCAGCGTCAGTATTCACACTTGTTTCCTGACCGTAAACCGCTGCTGCTCTGCCCCGTCAACGAATGTGGTGTGAAG AAGTTTGTGTCTACGACTCTTCAGCCGACACTGACGATCCACCCTGAACTTTTCACCTGGGAGGGCTGTGCCTCTTTTGTGGCTAACTTCCTGTCTCTGGACCCTTTGGAGCCGCCTGTTGACCTG CCCAGGTACCTGTTCTCCTCCACCTTAGTGCTGCAGAATCAGAGAGCCACATGTTTTGAGTTCGCCACCCTGCTGTGCAGCCTGCTGCTGGGCGCCAACTACGACGCCTACTGCGTCAGCGGCTACGCCGTCAAAGAGATGTGTCTGCTCGACCAGAGCCTGCGGGAGTGCCCCCTGCTGGACACTCAGGTCAAG GTTGTGATCTCAGAGCAGGAACAACAGGACAGCAAATACACAGTGAAACCTTTGAAGGAGCTGAAGAGTCACTTTGTGACgcagcaagagaagaagaaactggaGGCTGAAGCTGTGCTGCTCCAGAGAAAAACACTACAGGAG GAGAGTCAGCAGCCACCCGCTGACCCCCTGCAGGGTCTGCGGGTGCACTGTTGGGTGCTGGTCCTGTCAGGGAGCCGCAGCGTCCAGGACAACTTCTTCATCGACCCTCTGACGGGGAAGAGCTACAGCACCGCCGACAACAACTTCCTGGGCATCGAGAGCGTGTGGAACAATCTCAACTACTACGTCAACATGCAGGACTGCAGGAACGGCTGTGTT gatatGGTGTATGACCTGGATGATGTCCAGCGGTGGGAGCCAGTCTTGTACGGTGCAACCAGCAAAAAGCAGCTGATTCTAGAAGCCCTGAAGAAGAAGGAAAGCCATAAGATGAGCAGAATCAACAACGATGACGAG gaggaggaggagcagcccCGCGCTTTCGAGATGCCGAGCTCCTGGGTCAGTTACATCACCATCTCAAAAAAAG ACCTGGAGACCCGCTGGCCCGGAGGACAGAAGACGAGCCGCTACAGGAGAGCAAAGCTGGAGGAGTTCTCTCTCGAGCGGAGGTCAGACGGGCTGCTCACACGACTGACTACATACAAAGACCTGGACT gcTCGGAGGTGGTCATGGTGACGGAGTGGTACCGACACAGAAACGACTTCCTGGAGAAGAAGGAGGTCAACAAGGTCGACAACTTCACCGCAGAACACTTCGCACGTGGAAGACGTTTCCACCTTTTAG TTCACAGGTACTCACACCTGACCACGGACGCCGAGATGGAGTTCAGCAGCGCTCGTGTCGACGGTCTGGTTCGGAGGGAGGAGTCACCGGGCGAAATGACGGAAACCTTCGAGGGCCGTGAAGACTTCCTCCACTACCGACACGTCGTCTTCGATCGACACGTCCAGTTTACAGAACCAGACGTCACCTTTAAGCACGAGGACCGACCGCCGCTG AAAGTGGTGGAGCGTtttcacagaaacagaaagaaactgGCCAGTGAAGACGTGGCTGAGCGAGTGTTCCTATTGGCTCAAAGACGCATCGAGGTGACCTATCACTTAGAGGATCACCGATTTATCCCTTCAAAGAGGAGCTTCATCAAACCAGAAGagtcaacagaagaagagaaggaagaagagtTTACACCAGACATGGTCTCCAGCTTCCAG GTGGATCCAGCTGAAAAGCCTCTGAGGATTCTGACTCTGCATGAGATGCTGCTGGCCCTGATGGCGGATGAGGAGAAGGTGGTTCTCCAAATCAAAGAGTCGAAGGAGGAG GTTGGAGACATTGTGGcctgcagagagcaggaggagagaaacaTTCAGCTTCACTTCTCTCCATGGACCACGACTGGAGCTGCCAGAGCCCGCATACGGAGACAGGAAATG GAGCGTATGGCTGCGGAGGAGCAGAGGTGGCtgcaggagaaggagaaggacaTCCTGGCTCCGCTCCTGATCCAACTGGACGACGCGGAGATTCTGATCCCCTCCGAAGCCAAGCGGCTCCACCGTGAGTGTTTGGCCATGTTCAAACAAAGACTGGTGGAGCGGGCCAACCTCATTCAGGAACGCTATGACAAG GAGACAcaagagctgcagcagaaacagcGGTGGTACCAGAAGAACCAACTCAACATGACGcaagagcaggaggaagagtaCCAGACCTACTGCGCCGAGAAAACACTCCGCATACACGTCGCTAAGAAACGGCTCagaat gcACAATGAAGCAGCTCCTCAGAAGCTCAACGCTCTCGATCAGAGGCTGAGACAAGACGCTCGACTGGCTCGTCACCTGCTCAGCTGA